TTCAAACGGATATTATGGATATTGATTCCGCAAAAGCGAAAGGAGCAATGGCTCTCTTTGGCGAAAAATATGGCGATAAGGTTCGTGTATTAACGATGGGCGATTTCTCAATTGAGCTGTGTGGCGGTATTCACGCAAAACGCACAGGCGATATTGGTTTATTTAAAATTATTACTGAAAACGCAGTGGCTGCAGGCATTCGTCGTATTGAAGCTGTAACAGGTCAAAATGCCATTGACTGGTTACATAATCAACAACGCATTCTGACCCAAAGCGCAGACTTATTAAAATCAGACGTAAATACCTTAGTGGAAAAAATCCAACAACTTCAAGACAAAACGAAGAAAGTGGAAAAAGAATTACAAGGTCTAAAAGAAAAAGCCGCAATGCAGGCTGGTTCTGATTTTGTAAAAAGTGCGGTCAAAATCAACGGTGTTTCTGTTATTGCACAACAATTAGATGGTATAGAAACAAAATCATTACGCGTAATGGTCGATGATTTAAAAAATCAACTCGGATCAGGCGTAATTGCATTTGCATCAATATTAGATGAAAAAGTTAATCTCGTCGTTGGAGTGACAAATGATTTAACCGCCAAAATAAAAGCTGGAGAACTTGTTAATTTAATGGCTCAACAAGTTGGAGGAAAAGGCGGTGGCCGTCCAGATATGGCAATGGCAGGAGGTTCCCAACCAGAAAATGTGGCACAAGCAATTAAAGTGGCACAAGACTGGTTAAACAAAAATCTGTAGTACAAGCTGGTTGGTGGAATGCCAACCGTTCCTTGATTGATAGGATATCTAATAAATGCAAACTAAGGAGATAAAAGATGTTAATCTTAACTCGTAAAGTTGGCGAAAGTGTACTTATTGGAGATGATATTTCTATCACGGTTTTGAGTGTACGTGGAAACCAAGTTAAACTCGGTGTTGAAGCACCTAAAGAAGTATCCGTTCACCGAGAAGAAATTTACCAACGAATTAAACAAACGAAAGATGAACCCTATTTAGGTTCCTCTTAGTTAAACAATGGATATAATAATATGAAAGCAATTATTCCTGTCGCCGGTCTTGGCACACGTATGTTGCCCGCCACGAAGGCGATTCCGAAGGAAATGCTCACTTTGGTGGATAAACCGTTAATTCAATACGTGGTAAATGAATGTGTAGCTGCTGGCATAAAAGAAATTGTGCTGGTAA
The nucleotide sequence above comes from Haemophilus influenzae. Encoded proteins:
- the csrA gene encoding carbon storage regulator CsrA, yielding MLILTRKVGESVLIGDDISITVLSVRGNQVKLGVEAPKEVSVHREEIYQRIKQTKDEPYLGSS